The Panicum virgatum strain AP13 chromosome 5K, P.virgatum_v5, whole genome shotgun sequence genome has a window encoding:
- the LOC120707063 gene encoding uncharacterized protein LOC120707063, whose amino-acid sequence MKLVGGQRRQRGFGKALKEQRARLYIIQRCVVMLLRWND is encoded by the coding sequence ATGAAGCTTGTTGGAGGCCAGAGGAGGCAGAGGGGGTTCGGCAAGGCCCTCAAGGAGCAGAGGGCCAGGCTCTACATCATCCAGCGCTGCGTCGTCATGCTTCTGCGCTGGAACGACTGA